The following coding sequences are from one Humulus lupulus chromosome X, drHumLupu1.1, whole genome shotgun sequence window:
- the LOC133804592 gene encoding uncharacterized protein LOC133804592, with protein sequence MSKVVNCMIDILSAVEVEKNGKKMRFWWIPTALSRPDSLCYSTISNKKTWFEWCGEVDQLEKVYVPVLAKRHWFLAVINMFEKKVNVFDNFSIPSYLLCGGIIMSMLCSMDNAFSEQFKKVYGSDFSFTQFSISEPISHRYKCVDYDCSVYVTRMLLQEYVKGVLGDEADDVVDDYVPGIPIRIGPLYVPREFDWKVIGALILTSSLNKRRDFIIEKASCVC encoded by the exons ATGTCGAAGGTTGTCAACTGTATGATTGATATTTTATCAGCGGTTGAAGTGGAAAAGAATGGGAAAAAGATGAGATTCTGGTGGATCCCGACAGCTTTATCG CGGCCAGACAGTTTATGTTATAGTACTATAAGTAATAAAAAGACATGGTTTGAATGGTGTGGAGAggttgatcagttggaaaag GTTTACGTGCCTGTGCTTGCTAAAAGACATTGGTTTCTAGCCGTAATCAATATGTTTGAGAAGAAAGTTAATGTGTTCGATAACTTCAGCATTCCTTCGTATTTATTATGTGGTGGCATAATTATGTCGATG CTATGCTCCATGGACAATGCATTCAGTGAACAATTCAAAAAAGTTTACGGATCCGATTTTTCTTTTACACAATTTAGTATAAGTGAACCTATTTCCCATCGATACAAATGCGTTGATTATGATTGCAGTGTGTATGTCACAAGAATGCTTCTACAAGAATATGTGAAGGGAGTGTTAGGTGATGAAGCAGATGATGTGGTTGATGACTATGTTCCTGGAATACCTATTCGAATAGGACCATTATAT GTACCGCGGGAGTTTGATTGGAAGGTTATAGGGGCACTAATTTTGACATCTTCACTGAACAAAAGAAGAGATTTTATAATAGAGAAAGCGTCCTGCGTTTGTTAA
- the LOC133804591 gene encoding uncharacterized protein LOC133804591, whose amino-acid sequence MSECNIVSEKLSKLDGANVDMVEVGRLEDKFSVGTPSMNLGKVELSKSKTLQVELELRKLDPVDGGVKNVQLESEEVRLVDLNEISEVDKLPSVLGCDELGVEIGEGPSNIGTFTLEMNDLEVDGVDGNSLNDKILFDLEVGREKKSGVSNHSEKVWSSCVEGNDLCMELEKFTDIVSESKHCDRISLSTTEEKIKWHFEDERKLVLKFGGSGFDCDMYDIEDSEVDKIVGKYTLDRCCVSGDLLSRTKWLNLELLNDSEEKLLNYVMDSKLTPE is encoded by the exons ATGAGTGAATGTAACATTGTGAGTGAGAAATTGAGTAAATTGGATGGTGCAAATGTAGATATGGTGGAGGTGGGTCGTTTGGAAGATAAATTTAGTGTAGGAACACCGTCAATGAATTTGGGAAAGGTTGAGTTATCTAAATCCAAAACATTACAAGTGGAATTGGAGTTGCGAAAACTTGATCCCGTTGATGGGGGGGTTAAAAATGTTCAACTTGAGTCGGAGGAGGTTCGTTTGGTTGACTTAAATGAGATAAGCGAAGTTGATAAGTTGCCTAGTGTGCTTGGTTGCGATGAGTTGGGTGTAGAAATTGGAGAGGGGCCTTCCAATATTGGTACTTTTACTCTAGAAATGAATGATTTAGAGGTTGATGGTGTTGATGGTAATAGTTTGAATGATAAGATTTTATTTGATCTTGAAGTGGGTAGGGAGAAGAAGAGTGGTGTATCTAATCATAGTGAGAAAGTGTGGTCTAGTTGTGTAGAAGGGAATGATTTATGTATGGAACTGGAAAAATTTACAGATATTGTTAGTGAGAGCAAACATTGTGATAGGATTTCATTGTCAACGactgaagaaaaaataaaatggcACTTTGAGGATGAAAGGAAATTGGTTTTGAAATTTGGAGGTAGTGGTTTTGATTGTGATATGTATGACATTGAAGATAGCGAAGTTGATAAAATTGTTGGGAAG TATACTTTGGATCGTTGTTGCGTTAGTGGAGACCTCTTAAGCCGAACAAAGTGGTTAAATTTGGAGTTGTTGAACGATTCTGAGGAAAAGTTGTTGAACTATGTGATGGACTCGAAATTAACTCCGGAGTAA